Proteins encoded within one genomic window of Camelina sativa cultivar DH55 chromosome 19, Cs, whole genome shotgun sequence:
- the LOC104764445 gene encoding probable glucan endo-1,3-beta-glucosidase A6 has protein sequence MSLLTRLLALSLLISVSGAKFSGRPGVNYGQLGNNLPSPSDSVNLIKSLNAKRVKLYDANPKILSALNATDITVSVMVPNELLVNISKSETLSDDWIRSNILPFYPTTKIRYLLVGNEILSSTDSELKASLVPAMRKIQRSLKSLGVKKVKVGTSLAVDVLKTSFPPSSGEFKEDISGSVMKPMLQFLNRTKSFLFIDVYPYFAWVQDPTHMDLGYALFESTNVTVADPVTNLAYHNLFDQMIDAFVFAMKRIGYPDVRIWVAETGWPNNGDYDQIGANIYNAATYNRNVVKKLAAEPPVGTPARPGKVLPSFVFALYNENQKTGPGTERHFGLLHPNGTQVYGIDLSGKTTEYGGALPAPENNEVYKGKIWCVVAKGANWTQLGEALSYACSQGNNTCDPIQPGGSCHKPDLAVLHASYAFSSYWAQFRKSGGTCSFNGLATQTIKDPSYGRCEFPSVTL, from the exons ATGAGTCTTCTTACACGTCTCCTTGCTCTGTCTCTACTCATCTCTGTTTCAG GAGCAAAGTTCTCCGGCCGGCCAGGAGTCAACTACGGCCAGCTCGGTAACAACCTCCCGTCACCTTCCGACTCAGTCAACCTCATCAAATCCCTAAACGCAAAACGCGTCAAACTCTACGACGCAAACCCAAAGATCCTCTCCGCTTTAAACGCCACCGACATCACCGTCTCCGTCATGGTTCCTAACGAGCTCCTCGTCAACATCTCTAAATCAGAAACACTCTCCGACGACTGGATCCGTTCCAACATCCTTCCGTTTTACCCAACCACGAAGATCCGTTACCTCCTCGTCGGCAACGAGATCCTCTCCTCCACAGACTCGGAGCTCAAAGCTTCACTCGTCCCCGCAATGCGCAAGATCCAACGGTCATTGAAGTCTCTCGGCGTTAAAAAGGTCAAAGTCGGAACCTCACTCGCCGTCGACGTTCTCAAGACTTCGTTCCCGCCGTCGAGCGGTGAGTTCAAGGAGGATATATCCGGTTCAGTTATGAAACCGATGCTCCAATTCTTAAACCGGACCAAATCATTCTTATTCATTGATGTTTACCCGTATTTCGCGTGGGTTCAAGATCCGACCCATATGGATCTCGGTTACGCGCTTTTCGAATCTACCAACGTCACCGTAGCGGATCCGGTCACGAATCTGGCCTACCACAACCTCTTCGATCAGATGATTGACGCTTTCGTCTTCGCTATGAAACGAATCGGGTATCCGGATGTTCGGATCTGGGTTGCCGAAACGGGTTGGCCCAACAACGGGGATTACGACCAAATCGGAGCCAATATTTACAACGCCGCCACTTACAACCGCAACGTTGTCAAGAAACTCGCCGCTGAACCGCCCGTAGGTACCCCCGCCCGACCCGGAAAAGTTCTACCGTCGTTTGTATTCGCACTTTACAACGAGAATCAGAAAACAGGGCCGGGTACGGAGAGGCATTTCGGGCTTTTACATCCCAACGGGACTCAGGTTTACGGGATTGATCTATCGGGGAAGACGACGGAGTACGGAGGAGCGTTGCCGGCGCCGGAGAATAATGAGGTGTACAAAGGGAAGATTTGGTGCGTGGTGGCTAAAGGAGCTAATTGGACTCAGCTTGGTGAAGCTCTATCGTACGCTTGCTCGCAGGGGAATAATACCTGTGACCCGATTCAACCCGGAGGCTCATGTCACAAACCGGACTTGGCCGTTTTGCACGCCAGCTACGCTTTTAGCTCTTATTGGGCCCAATTTCGCAAGTCGGGTGGGACTTGCTCCTTCAACGGCTTAGCCACCCAAACCATTAAAGATCCAA GTTACGGACGCTGCGAGTTCCCGAGCGTGACATTGTGA